A window from Marinagarivorans cellulosilyticus encodes these proteins:
- a CDS encoding PGRP and LysM peptidoglycan-binding domain-containing protein → MPTTHTVAQGETLTRIARQYKYSSASALYDHPDNEAFRALRDDPNVIYPGDEITIPDITPKKTSARSGNTHIFCLKREIEVVKIKMQDRSGNPLTGCRVVMDVGSAKIDQIIDDSGMVEVPLVNGDESGGTLDIYTDPDSDTPAQSFELELAVLDPVETLSGVQARCNALGHDCGVADGIMGSKTRAGVKSFQAQYGLDVDAVPGPMTKAKLKEVYGC, encoded by the coding sequence ATGCCAACCACCCACACAGTAGCCCAAGGCGAAACACTGACTCGCATAGCGCGCCAATACAAGTACAGCTCGGCGAGCGCTCTTTACGATCACCCCGACAACGAAGCCTTTCGCGCCTTAAGGGATGACCCTAATGTTATTTACCCAGGTGATGAAATCACAATACCCGACATTACCCCCAAGAAAACGTCGGCTCGATCGGGCAATACTCATATCTTTTGCCTCAAAAGAGAAATTGAAGTCGTAAAGATAAAAATGCAAGACCGCTCTGGCAACCCGCTCACAGGCTGCCGAGTTGTGATGGACGTAGGCTCAGCCAAAATTGATCAGATCATTGATGATTCTGGCATGGTAGAGGTTCCACTCGTCAATGGTGATGAAAGTGGCGGGACGCTCGATATATACACCGACCCAGACTCTGATACACCGGCCCAATCTTTTGAACTTGAGCTGGCAGTCTTAGATCCAGTAGAAACCCTGAGCGGCGTTCAGGCCCGCTGCAATGCATTGGGTCACGATTGCGGTGTTGCCGATGGCATCATGGGCAGCAAAACCCGCGCTGGCGTCAAGTCATTTCAAGCTCAATACGGTTTGGATGTCGATGCTGTACCCGGCCCAATGACTAAAGCCAAGCTAAAAGAAGTGTATGGATGCTAA
- a CDS encoding peptidoglycan-binding domain-containing protein, with translation MSDQDNNSGKPMSIDEKRELLKDMEISYASKRIGDVDEAGNIVKEQVASTVEEKRELLDEMETTYTSNRLGDIDEAGNIVKDKVAQTVEEKRELLDDMEITYTSKRVGDAISDPSNIEQQLKDKADSEIASNIEERASEKLGDTAGAAAAGAYTAARNNATSQFVKAQQQAAKQRAEAAAQRKVSEATQNIADDIADKFGGTAGQAVKEGLDEAASAKTSDLLSQQNAFSSDKKNSPNEAPANKLSEASPSASATVSSNDEAGNTAASLPGNASTAPASGTTPANSAPAPQAAPIALNVINVLVIDGEPIKFILENQFGEPYANWPYVFKYGDLIEAPDDQNASNNEDEYNPAPMPKRQTEIEAQTDAAGLVEQKPSPNAKEVFVEFAPDPDDPEFKVEYVIAVKQLEPADTAKGAQQRLENLDFTTGPIDGNVAETTQAAIYDFQVLHNLEPTGLLDEETMIKLEEVSGI, from the coding sequence ATGAGTGATCAAGATAACAACAGCGGCAAACCCATGAGCATCGACGAAAAACGCGAGCTGCTTAAAGATATGGAAATCAGCTACGCATCGAAGCGCATTGGTGACGTCGATGAAGCTGGCAATATTGTGAAAGAGCAAGTAGCTAGCACCGTTGAAGAAAAGCGAGAACTCCTCGACGAGATGGAAACCACTTACACCTCCAATCGCCTAGGTGATATCGATGAGGCCGGTAATATCGTTAAAGACAAAGTCGCGCAAACCGTCGAAGAAAAGCGAGAACTGCTCGATGATATGGAGATCACCTATACCTCCAAGCGTGTTGGTGACGCAATCAGTGACCCGAGCAATATTGAGCAACAACTGAAAGACAAAGCCGATAGTGAGATCGCCAGCAACATAGAAGAGCGCGCTAGCGAAAAGCTCGGCGACACAGCGGGCGCTGCGGCCGCTGGCGCCTACACTGCCGCACGCAATAATGCCACATCGCAGTTTGTTAAAGCCCAGCAGCAGGCCGCCAAACAGCGTGCGGAAGCCGCCGCTCAGCGCAAGGTGAGTGAAGCTACGCAAAACATCGCCGATGATATTGCCGATAAATTTGGCGGCACTGCGGGCCAAGCTGTCAAAGAAGGCTTAGATGAAGCCGCATCTGCAAAAACGAGCGACCTCCTTAGCCAACAAAACGCTTTCAGTAGCGATAAGAAAAACAGTCCAAATGAAGCGCCAGCTAATAAGCTCTCCGAGGCCTCACCCTCCGCGTCGGCAACTGTAAGTTCGAACGATGAAGCAGGCAATACTGCAGCGAGCTTACCAGGCAACGCAAGCACCGCGCCCGCCAGCGGCACAACGCCCGCAAATAGCGCCCCCGCACCGCAGGCGGCGCCCATCGCCCTGAATGTCATCAATGTGCTGGTCATAGACGGCGAACCCATAAAGTTCATTTTGGAAAACCAATTCGGCGAGCCTTATGCTAATTGGCCATATGTTTTTAAATATGGAGACCTTATAGAAGCGCCTGACGATCAGAACGCCTCAAACAATGAAGACGAGTATAACCCTGCACCCATGCCAAAGCGCCAAACCGAAATAGAAGCACAAACCGATGCAGCAGGCTTAGTGGAACAAAAACCAAGCCCTAACGCAAAAGAGGTATTTGTAGAGTTCGCCCCCGACCCCGATGACCCAGAATTCAAAGTCGAATACGTGATTGCTGTAAAACAATTAGAGCCCGCAGATACCGCCAAAGGGGCCCAACAACGCCTTGAAAACCTCGACTTTACCACCGGGCCTATCGACGGAAACGTAGCCGAAACCACGCAGGCTGCTATTTATGACTTTCAAGTGCTCCACAATTTAGAGCCAACGGGCCTGCTAGACGAAGAAACCATGATAAAACTTGAAGAAGTGTCTGGAATATAA
- a CDS encoding leucine-rich repeat domain-containing protein, translated as MKTLTALFRHTFIIVCLSLATITHSHAAMSPELASALQNKFLTKEGKALINQSEELQALYQYLLIDRKFTNDLEIDVNKIDTAIIPTAKDEYGFSDYIAAIVSERRLGYDGVMVDNDGSIRHLRYRPQSQEDIDFLSRFKKLNHLRLRSYSDDLKHVSLANLAALKELQYDLGYTEKLDFGTNASPLSAILIMNNGKIKTLANIKYLENLEYLTVFPSSLSDYTQLEHNTNLKRLYLEATTEIRLPDFSNLKNLHSLYISAKEPIIDISLKNCSNLVEARLRPVKLESIKLPESIKKLRIDGTDRNDNLSFLSHLNNLEDLSLGNTLINSLEDLPKLEKLTRLELGDNEINSLDGLDRFPALIELRVFSGNLTAPPNLTKLPNLDNLILIGHEIEKIDHIQTWKNLEKINLRSNKIKKLDGLRYLTSLKEMDLRDNPLREVSQADLDALVEQKFEGYFNVKGSRFGVDIRNDDELIKKYYFFKDPKFR; from the coding sequence ATGAAAACACTTACCGCCCTATTCAGACACACGTTTATTATTGTTTGCTTATCTTTGGCCACCATCACACACAGCCATGCCGCCATGTCGCCTGAGCTAGCGTCCGCGTTACAAAACAAATTCCTTACAAAAGAAGGCAAAGCCTTAATCAATCAATCTGAGGAGTTACAGGCGTTATATCAATACTTATTGATTGACCGGAAATTCACAAACGACCTAGAAATCGACGTGAATAAGATTGACACCGCAATAATACCGACCGCTAAAGATGAGTATGGGTTTTCTGATTATATAGCGGCTATTGTTAGCGAGCGCCGGCTCGGTTATGACGGCGTCATGGTTGACAACGACGGAAGCATCCGCCACCTGAGGTACCGCCCACAATCGCAAGAGGATATAGACTTCTTATCTCGCTTTAAAAAATTAAACCACTTGCGCCTGCGGTCTTACAGCGACGACCTTAAACACGTATCACTCGCAAATCTTGCTGCATTAAAAGAGCTGCAATACGATCTTGGCTATACCGAAAAACTGGACTTCGGAACAAACGCTTCACCCCTTTCAGCAATATTAATTATGAACAATGGCAAAATAAAAACTTTAGCCAATATCAAATATTTAGAAAATTTAGAGTACCTAACCGTATTCCCTTCCTCATTGTCGGATTACACACAGCTTGAGCACAATACAAACTTAAAGCGTCTATATTTAGAGGCAACAACCGAAATTAGGCTGCCCGACTTTTCAAATTTAAAAAATTTGCACAGTCTGTATATTTCCGCGAAAGAACCTATAATTGATATATCACTAAAAAACTGCAGCAATCTAGTTGAGGCGAGACTAAGACCAGTCAAACTGGAAAGCATAAAACTACCCGAAAGCATTAAAAAGCTACGTATAGACGGAACAGATCGAAATGATAATCTAAGTTTTTTATCCCATTTAAATAACCTAGAAGATCTTTCTTTGGGAAATACATTAATAAACTCTCTGGAAGACCTTCCCAAACTTGAAAAACTCACAAGACTTGAGTTGGGAGACAACGAAATCAACAGCCTCGATGGCCTCGATAGGTTTCCCGCGCTAATAGAACTAAGAGTTTTCTCTGGTAACCTTACCGCCCCCCCCAACCTCACGAAGCTACCAAATTTGGACAACTTAATCCTAATAGGCCACGAAATAGAAAAAATTGACCACATCCAAACCTGGAAAAATCTAGAAAAAATCAACTTAAGATCAAATAAGATAAAAAAATTAGATGGTTTAAGGTACTTAACCTCGCTAAAAGAGATGGACTTACGCGACAACCCGCTACGCGAAGTCAGCCAAGCCGACCTAGATGCCTTAGTGGAACAAAAATTTGAGGGTTACTTTAATGTCAAAGGCTCTAGATTTGGAGTGGATATAAGAAATGACGATGAATTAATAAAGAAATATTACTTTTTTAAAGACCCGAAATTCCGATAG
- the istA gene encoding IS21 family transposase → MQHRQQGTNQEAAAAKAGISARSGRRIESALTTPRPKNDRDWRTREDPLEAVWETELEPLLRAEPALTGTTLLEYLEEHYPTHYDQRVLRTLQRRVKQWKALHGPDKTVIFRQQAEAGRQGFSDFTHPDSAITIAGEPFKHLLYQFRLAYSGWRSVTVIQGGESFAALSTGLQRALQQAGGCPIEHRTDSLSAARNNQQNQWTGAYDDLCAHYNMTPTRNNLGESHENGIVECANGSLKRRISQQLKLRGSHDFDSIESYQRFIDKIYERLNRRSHSRFQEEKPTLQGLPKQQTANYQTLSLKVTRSSTIEVRRVVYSVPSRLIGERVQVRLYHDKLAIYVGQQCAITLTRVYPGHKDARAKRIDYKHLIHSLAAKPQAFRYSQIRDDILPDDNYKQLWQYADEALESREACKWMVTVLRLACEYDAEKQLGEELLSEAKVGKFASIKTLQDRFFCPSQVVPELQAKQHDLQSYDALLSSLNEQKTRAQEAPF, encoded by the coding sequence ATGCAGCATCGTCAACAAGGTACAAACCAAGAAGCGGCCGCGGCCAAAGCCGGTATTTCGGCGCGCAGCGGACGAAGAATTGAGAGCGCTTTAACAACACCGCGCCCCAAAAACGACAGGGATTGGCGAACCCGAGAAGATCCATTGGAAGCCGTTTGGGAAACTGAGCTGGAGCCGTTACTGCGGGCTGAGCCGGCGCTAACGGGCACCACGCTCCTTGAATATCTCGAAGAGCATTACCCAACCCATTATGATCAGCGCGTACTGCGTACATTGCAGCGCCGCGTTAAACAATGGAAAGCACTGCATGGGCCGGACAAGACAGTTATATTTCGCCAACAAGCCGAAGCTGGTCGGCAAGGTTTTTCGGATTTCACTCACCCCGACAGTGCGATCACAATTGCTGGGGAGCCCTTTAAACACTTGCTCTACCAATTTCGCTTAGCCTACAGTGGCTGGCGGTCAGTGACCGTTATACAAGGTGGTGAAAGTTTTGCGGCTTTATCCACGGGTTTGCAGCGCGCTCTACAGCAAGCAGGTGGCTGTCCCATTGAGCATCGCACGGATAGTTTAAGCGCGGCCCGCAACAATCAACAAAACCAGTGGACGGGTGCCTATGATGATTTGTGCGCGCATTACAACATGACGCCAACGCGCAATAATTTGGGGGAGTCCCATGAAAATGGCATTGTTGAGTGCGCGAACGGCTCGCTAAAACGTCGTATCTCACAGCAGCTAAAACTGCGTGGCAGCCACGATTTCGATAGCATTGAGTCTTATCAACGCTTTATCGATAAAATATATGAGCGCTTGAATCGCCGCTCACACAGTCGTTTTCAAGAAGAAAAGCCAACCTTGCAAGGCTTGCCCAAGCAGCAAACCGCCAACTACCAAACGCTGAGCCTAAAAGTGACTCGTTCATCAACCATTGAAGTGCGCCGCGTGGTTTATAGCGTGCCGTCACGATTAATTGGGGAGCGTGTTCAGGTTCGGCTTTATCATGACAAGCTCGCTATCTATGTGGGGCAGCAGTGCGCGATCACATTGACGCGCGTTTACCCTGGTCACAAAGATGCGCGCGCCAAGCGAATTGATTACAAGCACCTCATCCACTCATTAGCGGCCAAACCCCAAGCCTTCCGCTACTCTCAGATTCGCGATGACATATTGCCCGACGACAATTACAAACAACTCTGGCAATACGCGGACGAAGCACTGGAGAGCCGCGAAGCCTGTAAGTGGATGGTGACTGTCCTGCGCCTTGCCTGTGAATATGACGCCGAGAAACAACTGGGGGAAGAGCTGCTGTCAGAGGCCAAAGTCGGCAAGTTCGCGTCAATTAAAACCCTTCAAGATCGCTTCTTCTGCCCCTCTCAGGTAGTTCCCGAACTGCAAGCCAAACAGCATGACCTGCAAAGTTACGACGCACTCTTGTCATCCTTGAACGAGCAGAAAACCCGAGCACAGGAGGCACCCTTTTGA
- the istB gene encoding IS21-like element helper ATPase IstB produces MNDSTALLLKELRLPAFVRHYQSLWQTATEKGWSHTEYLAALCEYEISDRYQRRTQKWIREAQLAGGKTFTEFNDDKLSREIKAQLARLKQDTTWVEHADNVLLIGPSGTGKTHIASALTYQLIEQGVRCKLFPAIALVQLLQQAKRDLDLMTAMTRLDKYRVIVIDDIGYVKKTDAETQVLFEFIAHRYESGSLIITANQPFGSWDNIFPDSMMTVAAIDRLIHHATIIELEGESYRKRQQLKQRTTRKSQHA; encoded by the coding sequence TTGAACGACTCAACCGCCTTATTGCTCAAAGAATTACGCCTGCCAGCGTTCGTGCGACATTACCAATCACTTTGGCAAACCGCGACCGAAAAAGGCTGGTCACACACGGAATACTTAGCGGCATTGTGTGAATATGAAATCTCAGATCGCTATCAACGGCGCACTCAAAAATGGATACGTGAAGCGCAGCTTGCGGGTGGTAAAACCTTTACTGAGTTTAATGACGATAAATTAAGCCGAGAAATAAAAGCGCAACTGGCTCGGCTCAAGCAAGATACCACTTGGGTTGAGCATGCCGACAATGTGTTACTCATCGGCCCGAGCGGTACCGGCAAAACCCATATCGCCAGCGCTCTAACCTACCAGCTCATTGAGCAAGGCGTGCGCTGTAAATTGTTTCCCGCCATCGCATTGGTGCAACTACTGCAACAGGCCAAGCGCGACTTAGACTTGATGACAGCCATGACACGACTGGATAAATACCGTGTCATCGTCATTGATGATATTGGTTACGTGAAAAAAACCGATGCCGAAACACAGGTCCTGTTTGAATTTATCGCCCATCGATACGAAAGCGGCAGCCTGATCATCACCGCCAACCAACCGTTTGGCTCATGGGACAACATCTTCCCCGATAGCATGATGACGGTAGCCGCCATCGACAGGCTAATACACCACGCGACAATTATCGAACTAGAAGGAGAAAGCTATAGAAAACGACAGCAATTAAAACAGCGAACAACCCGTAAATCACAACATGCTTAA
- the tnpA gene encoding IS200/IS605 family transposase, with translation MRDPKSLAHTRWDCKYHVVFILKKRRKLLFGSLRHHLGDIFHELARQKGVVIEEGHVMPDHVHMCLSIPPKMSVSSAVGFIKGKSAISIARRFKGKQRNFNGEAFWARGYYVSTVGLDEMMVREYIRNQEKNDIHRDQLNLEV, from the coding sequence ATGCGAGACCCGAAGAGTTTGGCCCATACGAGATGGGATTGTAAGTACCATGTTGTGTTTATTCTGAAGAAGAGGCGCAAGCTGTTATTTGGATCGTTACGACACCACTTGGGAGATATTTTTCATGAATTGGCGCGCCAGAAGGGTGTGGTTATCGAGGAGGGTCATGTGATGCCTGACCATGTCCACATGTGCTTGAGTATTCCGCCGAAAATGTCAGTATCAAGTGCCGTTGGTTTTATAAAAGGAAAAAGCGCAATTTCAATAGCGAGGCGCTTTAAGGGTAAGCAGCGTAACTTTAATGGAGAGGCATTTTGGGCTAGAGGCTATTATGTGTCGACGGTAGGTCTTGATGAAATGATGGTGCGGGAATACATAAGAAACCAAGAGAAAAATGATATCCATCGGGATCAGTTGAATCTCGAGGTATAG
- a CDS encoding glycoside hydrolase family 6 protein, protein MGALIKNILPLAAALFLLSACNDNQTAQKVGCSSSDGEYLQVGFEGTSDTCDARIYVKKQEYADSGVMARLDAYTLDDREISITWTQVDGPEALIIDRQALNAQVVVPYVDEVQTLTFEVSISDGLLTSTGGQVVTVLPLTQVFRPVSTLLNTGSTSIQLTVKGLTNGTAVSVRPLGGTAVAGVDYRLNEQIALEVNDNLLNVPITVLQSGEDLSRYLHLEFSSNGKTETLTFVIASEVLAGASSAVSVSSSSVGVNIPSSLAISSSSSSSVTSSSEQSAIPLRFEDACNGVFPSDGVFPARVDNPYVGADLYVDPNFESRVESTRVDIGDPQLAAAMELVKTQSTSIWVADVEKPCGVEGGGQFNLVDHIVSALGVTHEAPMTMTLTIYNIPGREFGSRAGGAGDFDLSAQGELGYRKFIDTVAALMASAPEIRFVVLLEPHTLAKLADQAVSRNPASDSAPAVFEQYYKDNLAYAIGRLSQGSNIYTYLDVSTPEWVDSISKKAALMNVANEVLELAGQFGGAVEPQVEGFVANTLNYIAYEEPFIDDVYRSEVSRLSIVGYIDSLRNEAAVFPSLPTSFIVDSSRNGWGRPDRPSEIGYGKEYLLDNRGSQNSWCNLKMAGMGQFPTASPDMDRSYIQAFYWFKPPGESDGDEMEDEYYGCASEAAMPAPPSGGQWFEAHFIQLINYAWPRLLSPINDET, encoded by the coding sequence ATGGGCGCATTAATCAAAAATATATTACCTTTAGCGGCTGCGCTTTTTCTTTTAAGCGCTTGTAATGATAATCAAACAGCGCAAAAAGTGGGCTGCTCAAGCAGTGATGGAGAATATTTACAGGTGGGCTTCGAGGGAACTTCCGATACATGCGATGCCCGTATTTATGTAAAGAAACAAGAGTACGCCGATAGCGGTGTGATGGCGCGTTTGGATGCGTACACTCTGGATGATCGAGAAATATCAATTACTTGGACGCAGGTTGATGGACCTGAAGCTTTAATCATCGATCGCCAAGCATTGAATGCACAGGTGGTGGTGCCATATGTGGATGAGGTTCAGACGCTTACTTTTGAGGTTTCCATTAGTGATGGTTTGTTAACCTCAACGGGAGGCCAAGTGGTTACCGTTTTGCCGCTAACTCAGGTGTTTCGGCCAGTCTCTACGCTGCTAAACACGGGGAGCACGAGTATTCAATTGACGGTGAAAGGTCTTACTAATGGTACGGCAGTGTCGGTTAGGCCTTTAGGCGGTACTGCGGTTGCGGGTGTTGATTATCGTTTAAATGAACAAATAGCGCTTGAGGTGAATGACAATCTGTTGAATGTCCCAATTACGGTGCTTCAATCTGGAGAGGATCTAAGTCGTTATTTACATTTAGAGTTTTCTTCAAACGGTAAAACTGAAACCTTAACGTTTGTTATTGCGAGTGAAGTATTAGCTGGGGCTTCTAGCGCAGTTTCCGTGAGCTCCTCATCTGTTGGGGTTAACATTCCGTCATCTTTAGCGATATCGTCTTCGTCATCATCTTCGGTGACATCCTCAAGCGAGCAAAGTGCTATTCCATTGCGTTTTGAGGATGCCTGTAATGGTGTTTTCCCGAGTGATGGTGTTTTCCCTGCGCGTGTTGATAACCCTTATGTTGGGGCTGATTTATATGTGGACCCGAATTTTGAAAGTCGTGTTGAATCGACGCGGGTAGATATTGGTGATCCTCAGTTAGCTGCAGCCATGGAGCTTGTGAAAACGCAATCGACATCAATTTGGGTAGCAGATGTTGAGAAGCCCTGCGGCGTAGAAGGCGGTGGCCAATTTAACTTGGTTGATCATATTGTTAGTGCTTTAGGGGTAACGCATGAAGCGCCGATGACCATGACTTTGACGATCTATAACATCCCAGGTCGTGAATTTGGTAGTCGCGCAGGCGGGGCCGGTGATTTTGATTTGAGCGCGCAGGGAGAGTTAGGTTACAGGAAATTTATTGATACCGTCGCGGCACTGATGGCGTCGGCACCAGAGATTCGATTTGTTGTGCTGTTAGAACCACATACCTTGGCCAAACTTGCTGATCAAGCAGTAAGTCGCAATCCGGCTTCAGATAGCGCGCCCGCCGTATTTGAGCAGTATTATAAGGATAATCTGGCCTACGCCATTGGACGGCTTTCGCAAGGCTCAAATATTTATACTTATTTAGATGTTTCAACGCCAGAGTGGGTTGATTCTATAAGTAAAAAAGCTGCTTTGATGAATGTAGCTAATGAAGTCTTAGAGCTTGCTGGTCAATTCGGTGGAGCAGTTGAACCACAGGTTGAGGGTTTTGTTGCTAATACGCTAAATTATATTGCGTATGAAGAACCATTTATTGATGATGTCTACCGGAGCGAAGTTTCTAGGCTTTCTATAGTTGGCTATATTGATTCCTTAAGGAATGAGGCGGCCGTTTTCCCTTCCTTACCGACATCTTTTATTGTCGACTCTTCTAGAAACGGTTGGGGTCGGCCTGATCGACCTAGCGAAATTGGTTATGGCAAAGAATACTTATTAGATAATCGCGGTTCGCAGAACTCTTGGTGTAATCTAAAAATGGCGGGTATGGGACAATTCCCCACTGCAAGTCCTGATATGGATCGAAGTTATATTCAGGCATTTTACTGGTTTAAACCACCAGGCGAATCTGACGGTGACGAAATGGAGGATGAGTATTATGGCTGCGCTTCCGAAGCTGCAATGCCAGCTCCCCCTTCTGGCGGGCAGTGGTTTGAAGCACACTTTATACAGTTGATTAATTATGCGTGGCCTCGTTTGCTTAGCCCAATTAATGATGAGACTTAA
- a CDS encoding autotransporter domain-containing protein — protein MLLLNRARFALASTAFLLTTPAFAAINAADDYRQVPQDTAVVIDVLFNDSTDQDGLTIVGNTAATHGAVTQAEGGGLRYQPNDGFYGADSFTYTIENSAGERDTAQVIITVVAEEGVVEAASIAQAAPKAANNVMRSHRDAVSLFLDGGSYASLNEKEVARLNGTLGGAAGDGDFAFGGIFASVNMRSGEQDAGDMNNGELQSGYKDNLNGATIGADVLWRENWVAGAALGFSNSSVEFAGTGSDGKGNGDFDMSDVSILGFASYRDDAFNVQAQLGYSSLDYSFEYADSAGNNRFAFVKGQYTFRKGGWQFIPGLSLNYQSQFVEAYIEEKSSANPTPSSFSSQKTRLLQSGLSLHIDRAINFNWGVFLPRFAITAEQVINSGQRGINGYSGGQAFELTASEIDKNHMLVDAGASLVLPRGWAVFFNVQSLLQQENYSSNTVQLGFRKEL, from the coding sequence ATGTTATTGCTCAATAGGGCGCGTTTTGCGCTTGCTTCAACTGCATTTTTACTTACAACCCCTGCCTTTGCGGCCATCAATGCCGCAGATGATTATCGCCAAGTGCCGCAAGACACGGCCGTGGTAATAGATGTGCTTTTTAACGATTCCACCGACCAAGATGGTTTAACCATTGTTGGGAATACGGCGGCCACCCATGGTGCTGTAACGCAGGCAGAGGGCGGTGGTTTACGCTACCAGCCAAACGATGGCTTTTATGGCGCCGATAGTTTTACCTACACCATCGAAAATAGTGCCGGCGAGCGCGATACGGCGCAGGTAATTATTACAGTGGTTGCCGAGGAAGGTGTTGTCGAGGCTGCCAGTATTGCGCAAGCGGCGCCCAAGGCTGCAAACAATGTCATGCGCAGCCACCGCGATGCGGTTTCGTTATTTTTAGATGGCGGCAGTTATGCATCACTTAATGAAAAAGAAGTCGCGCGATTAAACGGCACATTGGGCGGTGCGGCAGGGGATGGCGATTTTGCTTTCGGCGGGATCTTCGCTAGCGTAAATATGCGCAGCGGCGAGCAGGATGCTGGCGATATGAATAACGGCGAATTGCAAAGCGGTTACAAAGATAACTTAAATGGCGCCACCATCGGCGCCGATGTTTTATGGCGCGAAAACTGGGTGGCCGGTGCCGCCCTAGGTTTTTCGAACAGCTCGGTTGAATTTGCGGGTACCGGCAGCGACGGTAAAGGCAATGGCGACTTTGATATGTCTGATGTGAGTATTTTGGGTTTTGCCAGCTACCGCGACGATGCCTTTAATGTGCAAGCGCAGTTGGGCTACTCCAGTTTAGATTACAGCTTTGAATACGCCGATAGCGCGGGTAATAACCGCTTTGCCTTTGTTAAAGGGCAATACACCTTCCGTAAAGGCGGTTGGCAATTTATTCCGGGTTTATCGCTTAATTACCAAAGCCAGTTTGTTGAGGCTTATATCGAAGAAAAGTCCAGCGCTAACCCCACACCTAGCAGCTTCAGTAGCCAAAAAACACGCTTATTACAAAGCGGTTTAAGTTTACACATAGACCGAGCCATTAATTTTAATTGGGGCGTATTTTTACCACGTTTTGCCATTACTGCAGAGCAAGTCATTAATTCTGGCCAACGCGGTATTAACGGCTATTCCGGCGGGCAAGCGTTTGAATTAACTGCGAGTGAAATCGATAAAAACCACATGCTAGTGGATGCCGGCGCATCGTTAGTATTACCGCGTGGTTGGGCGGTATTTTTTAACGTACAAAGTTTATTGCAGCAAGAAAACTACAGCAGCAATACCGTGCAATTAGGCTTTAGGAAGGAGCTATAA